From Micropterus dolomieu isolate WLL.071019.BEF.003 ecotype Adirondacks linkage group LG21, ASM2129224v1, whole genome shotgun sequence:
GCCAAAGCTTTAATAAGGGTACATTTTAAGCTTTAAAATTTACGTGGGTTTTTTGTGTACTCAAACTAAGCTTTGTACCAGGTATTATTTAACATGCAGTGGCTGTGTCACTATGGTAGTGTACTGAAAAACATCTAGAGGgaaaagagaaatatttttatagtatTTACCCTTTTTAAGTTATTTGTACCAACTTTTTCTCTGCTACACTTTTGTAATTATTGTAGTTTGCTGGCATTGCTGTTGGTAAttccactgaagaagaaaaatacaCCCACCCTTATTTGGTTTTCATTTTGgtacttaattttttattaattcctTTTTACCCAAACTTGGATTGCTTGAAGTATTTTAATTAAGTTATTATTCTCATTTTGATTTAAGCAATTAGCATAATACTATTTAATACATCAGCACAGAGCTGTTCTTTCTTCATTGCTCTAAAGGATGTAACATTGTTATTGTTGCAGTAATCTCACCTTTCTGAACTCTAAAGTGCTACTGGGAACATGTTTCAGATTTCTACCCCTCCTGTATTactatatcatcatcatcattattttaACAGCACTAATTCCTGCAGTCCAAACATGTTCAGGTAGATTGAAAACAAGTGGAGTTGATTGCACTCTGATGTCACAGCTGAATTGTATCATTACTTGATGTTTCTTACAGCTGAATGACAACATGTACAAAAAGACCTCACAGCATCACTGCCTTGCCCTGCcaaacaccttcacacacagctCTTTTAGAGGGCTCTTTATTTAtgcttgagtagatttttaaaatatattattttgtatttcgTTAGTGTATACTTTATGCATCTAaaagttttgtttaaaatgaatcaataagCTCAAGCTACCACAATGTTTAGTAAAACATATGGGTAATGGGCCAGATGAAAGCCGGCTTTCTGTTATGTAAACGTGAGTAATCATGACTGACCATAACTGCCAATTGTATATTTTACGACATGAAGCTAAAGAAAATTTTTAAATGAAGATTTTTATTCTGCTGGTTCCTTATAAGGAAGATGTTTAAAATCCGATCAGAGCTTATTTTGTTGAAAGTTATTTCTTAAAGTTCTGTTTTAGTAGATTTTAATTGAGAAGTATTCCACTGTTGCTAACTGAAAAACAATTAACTTCCACCAAGCAGTGAGAGCTGTACATAAGAGCTTAAACACCTTATAATTTCATGTTTCTGTGCACCACAGTTAAatgtgaattaaaattaaaccaATTTGAGAAATGAGTGCATTTGTGGGGGATTATTGCTCTGAATCCTCTCAAACATTAGACATTTTAATTTTCCACACCGGATTATTCCTGTCGAGAGTTAGACATGCTTACATTCATACTCTACACTACATTGAACACCGCAAGGACCAGGCAGGGACCATgagatgattttattttcaaacattttattatttttctcttttaaaacaCTTCCACTTGAATCCTCTTGTGTGTATCAGTCCAACCCACCAGAACATGTAGCATCAACCTCTGGCCAGTCAAACAGTTTTCAGCCTGAGGCTTCATTCAATTTCACAGTAGGTAAGAAGCAATCAGACACACAAGAGAGCCCAAGTGAGGCAAAGATCCTGAAGTCAGCTGACACatgatggaataaaaaaaaccaTACACACATCCAGTCTTTGGGTGGGGAGTAAAAAAGCACTCACAAAGCAGCCTGTTGGGTTATTATCGCTGCCAAAACAAGAGCAAACAGCAACAATATGTGCAAACTGAAATGACAAGTATTTTTTTGTCATCACCTGCAGTAACCAGCTGGTCATGGAGCAGCTATGGGGCAGAGTGGTACTGTGACATTACTACTTTTCTCCACTCTGATGGGTTATAGGTCAGTATGCTTGACTTCTACGTTGGGCTCTGAGGAGGCGTTCTCTGTGGCAAGAGAGGAAGTGGAGGGTTTGTATGCAGCCTCGTCTTTAAACGGGCTGTCTTTGGCAGGAGAGAAGCGATACTCGTCCGGCACGTCATCCTCAGGTTCAGCCTTCTTGTAGAAGCCCAGCTTCTCTAGCAGCTCGTTGATCTCAGAGCGGGTCATGTCAGAAAGGGCGATCCGCTGTAGAAGACACACAcgggttaaataaataaataagtaaatttaCTTTTCTGTCATTGTCAGTGCTGCATGAAAAACTGCATCACACATTTTCACCATGATTTGATTGACTATGATTGTCAGTGCAGCGGCATGTGATGTTGGTACCATTTCTGCTGGATGTGTTAATTGGTAACTGTTTGCTAGGAAATTTGCTTTATAAAGTAATGAGGGTTTTCAGCTTGGTGTAGCGTGAAACAAATTAACACagctttatatatttatatatttgctaAAGCAaatttggattaaaaaaagctgttttaaatAAAGGTCCTGTGTGTAGGATTTTCAATCTAACTGGTCTGTCCCCCTCACTTCCACAGATCTAACCCTTGGATGGgctgaaaacaacacacagacgctGATTTACGTAATTGTCACATAATGTCAATTATACATATAGGGGCTTAAATATCTTGTAAAACATGCTGCAAAGCAAAGACTTACATCCAGCTCTTCGTAATAGTGGTTCAGGAGGACAAGCTCAGGGTCGGCCCCAGGAATGTGCTTCATCACCAGGTTATGGCTGAGGTAGTGATGGTCAAGGATTGGCACAGAAAGAAAATGCTATAATATTTGCAGTCTGCAATTTATGAACAGAAATATTTAAGAACAAGTAACAGTGGTTGAGTCAAAGGATACTAAAGAGGAATGTCCTGGATCACAAAGGCTTTGACCTACAAACAGAGGTGGGGATTAATGTTTTTCACTCAGGGCTGGTTTCAGTGACAGATCTGTGGGGGATTATGTGAAACCCTAGATGTGAAACGTCAAATGTTTCTCAGTGATCAAACATTTCTAGGCAGGGATTAGGCTTCAGCCTGCCTCCGACACTCATTTTTGTTCCTGTTGATGACATAATAGAGGGTAACTTACCTCTCTGAGCCTGTTCAGCTGTCATCCACCACATGTCTGGAAAGATACAGGAAATGGTTACAAGCAGTTCTCCTACTTTAGAAATGGGACATCAATTGGATTAGGAACGAGATAAGTGGCAAATTTTGGCTACTGAAATCTATTTTTATAACATATTTTCCTTGTGGAAATTCTACAGCAAGTCTCTTATGTTCTGGTATCACTGCAGCTTGAATCCTTTCTACAGAGCACAGATTTAGATAGGCTTCTGGGAAGGATGCCTAACCCATTTCTGTGGAAATTTGAGCCTCAGATATTGAGTAGCAGGTGTGACAAACACAATAGCAACAGATAACATGCATTTCTATTGTGATGCTGGCAGACTGGTGATTTGGTGATACCCTGAGGGATAAGTGCATGGTTGTTCTCAAAAAGAGGGGTAGAGTTGCAGAAACTTTTATGCAGGAATCCGACCTCCAATTACACACCCTCAGGCCCCTTTCAGCTAAAAGGCCACTTCGTTGCAGATTGTATGGTTATTTCAGTTGAATGAAATATTGTCTACACAGCCTTAATTTGGTTATATTGTAAACGTATGGAGCTACATCCACTTTATACACTTACTCATCCTTATAGATGAAGCACTCACGCATGCGCCCAATGTAAGGAATAAAACGCATCCATTCACACATTAACGCAAATCCCACTCAGAAGATTTTAATCCCAGACCTACCGTCACTGTAAAACTAATTTTGGCTACTTTCACGTATGAAGCGTAATAGCGTATCATGAATGCTGCTGTGTTAGGCTAGTGTACCTCCACCCTCGCTTTCGCCAACCCGTCGAGTTTCTTCAGATCCACATCGTAGGCCGAGGCGCAGTGAAGCAAACTGGCCAACACGATCAGCCACATTCTTTTCTTCTGGTTCAGATAGTGGACCAGgactctgctctgctgctccgGGACCAGTGCCTGCAGATCTCTGCAGGTAAGG
This genomic window contains:
- the selenom gene encoding selenoprotein M, which gives rise to MWLIVLASLLHCASAYDVDLKKLDGLAKARVETCGGUQLNRLREVKAFVIQDIPLYHNLVMKHIPGADPELVLLNHYYEELDRIALSDMTRSEINELLEKLGFYKKAEPEDDVPDEYRFSPAKDSPFKDEAAYKPSTSSLATENASSEPNVEVKHTDL